GTTGTCAGCCCGGCGCGTGAAGTCGAATGTGAAGATTCGGTTGTCACTACCCCCTTTGAACAGAATCTGATGTTTGTCATGGGCTTGGGGATACTCATTGCCGTGCCGATCTTCAAGACCGTCACACATCTCCCTCCCTTTATGGGGATCCTCTTCGGCCTTGGTATCCTTTGGCTGGTCGGCGAATTGCTGCACAGTAAGAAGGAAGAAGAACACAAGGAGCGATTGACGCTGGTGCGGGCCCTGCACCAGATCGATCTGAGCTCTATTGTCTTCTTCGTCGGCATCCTCCTGGCGGTGGCGACCCTTGAACATACCCACATCCTCACGAATATTGCCGGTTGGCTCAATAAAACCGTCGGTCGTGAAGATATCATCGTTGCCATCATCGGTCTTGTCAGTGCTATTGTTGACAACGTACCGCTGGTGGCGGCCTCAATAGGAATGTACAGCCTGGAGCAATATCCGCCCAACAGCTTCCTCTGGGAGTTCATGGCTTACTGTGCCGGGACCGGCGGTTCGATTTTGATAATCGGCTCCGCCGCCGGCGTCGCGGCGATGGGTCTGGAGAAGATCCACTTCTTCTGGTATGTCAAACGGATCAGCGGGCTTGCGTTGGCCGGATACTTCGGCGGTATCGCTGTCTATATTGTGCAGTACCGCCTTCTTCATTAAAAATCAATCTGTTAAAGGTTACTGCCACCCGAAGGGAGGGTTGATCAGCGACAATTAAAACTCCCGCCCGGGAAATATAGTTGACGTCGATCACCCCATGCCACTAAATTTGCAACAGGGGGACGCTATCTATATACACTAGGGCTAAGGCCGTAAGCCCGACAGACTCCTGTTCTTCGTAGAAACCCTGTATTTGAATGACAAGCCAGTGGCACCCGATCAGTTCCTGGCTCCCGGCGTCCGGCGCTACCCCTTCCTGGTCATCGACATCGACGTTGAAACCTACGAAATCCTGGCCGTCACTCCTGTCTCGGGGGATAACGCCTGGGGTTGCTTGCCGATGCCCAATTTCTGAGTTCGGTGGAATGAGTCCGCTGTAGGGCGCAATGCTTGCGCCCGCCTTGTTATCGTCAAACGTCCACCTTGCTCCGGCGATGGCGAAAGGGGAGCAAATAAACCCGTATAACCGAAGCTATATCCATAACCACATACTGATCTTGTCATTCATTAGTAAACATCAGCAGATGCTGAGAAAAATGGATATAGCTATAACTTGCGACATACCCATTTCTCCTTTGCTATGATCCTTTGCGTTGTTATTCTGAAGGAAAATAGACGGGTTAAGTAGTGTTCTTGTATTTGGCATCATTATTGCTGACAGTGATTGCTAGCATCGGTGTCACAAGTTAGCATTTGTTGGCAAATTTCAGGCGACGGAATATTTCCCTTGGCGGTTTCAATGCAGCATCAACATGGCAAATCAATCACTGGCTGGACAGGACTACTGGAAACACTCCGGTATCGCGGGCGGCTGCCTATCGTCATGTTTCTGTTGTCGTTTGCCTTGCTCGGCGATCTGAGTGCCATTGCTGCAGATCTCTCGCACCACTGTTCAGACAACCGCCTGAAGCACGCTGAACTTTT
This window of the Deltaproteobacteria bacterium HGW-Deltaproteobacteria-4 genome carries:
- a CDS encoding sodium:proton antiporter, translated to MLTAIVVVFVIAYAAIALEHPLKINKSASALIGAGLLWTIYALSTGDHHLVGEQLNESLAATAQIIFFLLGAMTIVEVVDAHNGFEVITSRIKTTKLSTLMWLVGFITFFLSAILDNLTTTIVMVSLMKKLLDKHDDRLFFAGIIVIAANAGGAWTPIGDVTTTMLWIGGQITTLAIIKGVFIASLINMLVPLAITSYLLRGREVVSPAREVECEDSVVTTPFEQNLMFVMGLGILIAVPIFKTVTHLPPFMGILFGLGILWLVGELLHSKKEEEHKERLTLVRALHQIDLSSIVFFVGILLAVATLEHTHILTNIAGWLNKTVGREDIIVAIIGLVSAIVDNVPLVAASIGMYSLEQYPPNSFLWEFMAYCAGTGGSILIIGSAAGVAAMGLEKIHFFWYVKRISGLALAGYFGGIAVYIVQYRLLH